A section of the Streptomyces sp. Je 1-369 genome encodes:
- a CDS encoding FG-GAP-like repeat-containing protein yields MRRSLIAAVAVASLTAPLALATAGSAAAAPTPPKAPITDFNHDGYADLAISAPGKYDSSVPGSVSIVYGSANGPDKAHAVNINRDTAGVPGTAADGFGGQTAAADLDGDGYTDLAVGAVILWGSAQGLSGQGSVELPSYGGLVTAGDFNGDGKRDLVTAEYPEPEDPMENDDEGMTISYGPFQRDGKAASTQQIATSQTFGPGDFVAGDVTGDGADDIVTSHGFEEMAHKSQLWKGGKDGVATTSQKLAPSLGGAVADVDGDGYGDFVTRDIGTSFEDMPYQKGTVLVRYGSASGLSDRSTKITQDTAGVPGAGEDGDEFGSAISAGDVNGDGFADVAVGVPGEDIETTADAGSVVILKGSRTGLTGTGAQAFDQSKPGIPGASEKGDKFGGVVLLSDTNKDGKADLTVGAPDEDGTHADTGAVWHLRGSASGLTTTGVDSFGPAAVGAPDKAGANFGAVLAR; encoded by the coding sequence GTGCGCCGCAGTCTCATCGCCGCCGTGGCAGTCGCCTCGCTCACGGCCCCGCTCGCCCTGGCCACCGCAGGTTCGGCGGCGGCCGCACCCACCCCGCCGAAGGCGCCCATCACCGACTTCAACCACGACGGGTACGCCGACCTCGCCATATCGGCCCCGGGCAAGTACGACAGCAGCGTGCCCGGCAGCGTCTCGATCGTGTACGGCTCGGCGAACGGCCCCGACAAGGCGCACGCCGTCAACATCAACCGCGACACGGCCGGCGTACCCGGCACCGCCGCGGACGGCTTCGGCGGCCAGACGGCCGCCGCCGACCTCGACGGGGACGGCTACACCGACCTCGCCGTCGGCGCGGTCATCCTCTGGGGCTCCGCCCAGGGCCTCAGCGGCCAGGGCAGCGTCGAGCTGCCCTCGTACGGCGGGCTCGTCACCGCCGGCGACTTCAACGGCGACGGCAAGCGGGACCTGGTCACGGCCGAGTACCCGGAGCCCGAGGACCCGATGGAGAACGACGACGAGGGCATGACCATCTCGTACGGCCCGTTCCAGCGGGACGGCAAGGCCGCGAGCACCCAGCAGATCGCCACCAGCCAGACCTTCGGCCCCGGCGACTTCGTCGCGGGCGACGTGACCGGCGACGGCGCCGACGACATCGTCACCAGCCACGGCTTCGAGGAGATGGCCCACAAGAGCCAGCTGTGGAAGGGCGGCAAGGACGGGGTGGCCACCACCTCGCAGAAGCTCGCGCCCTCCCTCGGCGGCGCGGTCGCGGACGTCGACGGTGACGGCTACGGCGACTTCGTCACCCGCGACATCGGCACCAGCTTCGAGGACATGCCGTACCAGAAGGGCACCGTCCTCGTCCGCTACGGCTCGGCGTCCGGTCTCTCGGACCGCTCCACGAAGATCACCCAGGACACTGCGGGCGTCCCCGGCGCCGGTGAGGACGGCGACGAGTTCGGCTCCGCCATCAGCGCGGGCGACGTGAACGGCGACGGCTTCGCCGACGTGGCCGTCGGCGTCCCGGGCGAGGACATCGAGACGACCGCCGACGCGGGCAGCGTCGTCATCCTCAAGGGCTCCCGCACCGGCCTGACCGGCACGGGCGCGCAGGCCTTCGACCAGTCGAAGCCCGGCATCCCCGGCGCCTCCGAGAAGGGCGACAAGTTCGGCGGCGTCGTCCTGCTCTCGGACACCAACAAGGACGGCAAGGCCGACCTGACGGTGGGCGCGCCCGACGAGGACGGCACGCACGCCGACACCGGCGCCGTCTGGCACCTGCGCGGCTCCGCGAGCGGCCTCACCACGACCGGCGTCGACTCGTTCGGCCCGGCCGCGGTCGGCGCCCCGGACAAGGCGGGCGCGAACTTCGGCGCGGTCCTGGCGCGCTGA